The following proteins are encoded in a genomic region of Aerococcaceae bacterium DSM 111021:
- a CDS encoding MepB family protein: MKDFYTALSYINEKIYKPNGIAISSIQEEKQNAKYGAGIFKVSSTSVRFRVANITLTKIGQFVAIWEKDDNNKNQPYKYSAAPDLLVVTVFKSDNEFGQFILPKEELFRQSILSSSSTKGKMALRVYPSWDIPTSNQATKTQQWQLPYFVDMSDPGKLDIEKLMRLYSV; this comes from the coding sequence ATGAAAGATTTTTACACAGCATTATCATATATAAATGAAAAGATTTATAAACCAAACGGCATTGCGATTTCATCAATCCAAGAAGAGAAACAAAATGCTAAGTACGGAGCAGGTATCTTTAAAGTATCTTCAACATCAGTCCGTTTTAGAGTCGCAAATATTACACTAACAAAAATAGGTCAATTTGTTGCCATTTGGGAAAAAGATGATAATAATAAAAACCAACCTTATAAATACTCAGCGGCACCTGATTTATTAGTTGTTACGGTATTTAAAAGTGATAATGAATTTGGCCAATTCATTTTACCAAAAGAAGAGCTTTTCAGACAAAGCATCCTCAGTTCAAGCTCTACAAAAGGGAAAATGGCATTAAGAGTTTACCCAAGTTGGGATATACCGACTAGCAATCAAGCGACAAAAACACAGCAATGGCAGCTACCTTATTTCGTTGATATGAGCGATCCAGGTAAATTAGATATTGAAAAACTGATGAGACTGTATTCCGTTTAA
- a CDS encoding GNAT family N-acetyltransferase has translation MSNIMLVKLQEKHFEKLFKFELENRGYFEEMVPSRGDDYYNLETFIQRNKALIDEQDQGLSYFYLIMNQEGVVLGRMNLVDIEQPKRRGHVGYRVGKAYTGKGIANKALRILLDTTNQLGIRQISAKTTTINIASRKILEKNEFQYIETAKDEFKMNGHLLSFIYYRWEKS, from the coding sequence ATGTCAAATATTATGTTAGTGAAATTACAAGAGAAACATTTTGAAAAACTATTTAAATTTGAACTTGAAAACAGAGGTTATTTTGAAGAAATGGTTCCGAGCCGTGGGGATGATTATTATAACTTAGAAACATTTATACAAAGAAACAAAGCTTTAATCGACGAACAAGATCAAGGTTTATCTTATTTTTATTTAATTATGAATCAAGAAGGTGTAGTTCTTGGAAGAATGAATTTAGTGGATATCGAACAACCAAAGAGGCGTGGTCATGTCGGCTATAGAGTGGGGAAAGCATATACTGGAAAAGGAATTGCTAACAAGGCGTTGAGGATACTATTAGATACCACCAATCAGTTAGGCATCAGACAGATATCAGCGAAGACAACTACAATTAACATAGCATCCCGAAAAATCTTAGAGAAAAATGAATTTCAATATATTGAAACAGCCAAAGATGAATTTAAAATGAATGGACACTTATTATCGTTTATTTATTATAGGTGGGAGAAATCATAG
- a CDS encoding NERD domain-containing protein, with translation MKTLQTQWLMVMNEFNQLDASDKYKLHIGLLGNVGEGQFKNDWIPKYLHKDAYVFKDFWFNVFDQYHQIDFVIFNHKTIELIDIKNFEGSLHFDKETFFVNNNEVLKNPLPKAQEHVRFMKEWLYRNNLPEVQINGNLIFINQHASLSGVPNTEIKCMMPNEIRNYLRNIQIHPRSHKSERIINAFLKNDLECPYLPPILDKKLMHRGWKCPACQSREFDNGNRHFLCSCGSSFSKEKFAVEEICKYGVLYHHKDIYLNELTEYFDGLFNKSFLNSCLRRNFTKYGRGYQNPRKLIEYYQPNKIYRYKDKIVK, from the coding sequence ATGAAAACATTACAAACACAATGGCTTATGGTTATGAATGAATTTAATCAGTTAGATGCTTCAGATAAATATAAATTACACATCGGTTTATTAGGCAATGTTGGTGAAGGACAGTTTAAAAACGATTGGATTCCTAAATATTTGCATAAAGATGCATATGTATTCAAAGATTTTTGGTTTAATGTATTTGATCAATACCATCAAATTGACTTCGTTATTTTCAATCACAAAACAATTGAACTTATTGATATCAAGAATTTTGAGGGGTCGCTGCATTTTGATAAAGAAACGTTTTTCGTCAATAATAATGAAGTACTTAAAAATCCCTTACCTAAAGCACAGGAACATGTCCGCTTTATGAAAGAATGGCTATACCGGAATAATCTGCCTGAAGTTCAGATAAATGGAAATTTAATATTTATAAATCAACATGCTAGTTTAAGTGGTGTACCAAATACTGAGATCAAATGCATGATGCCAAATGAAATACGGAATTACCTTCGTAATATCCAAATTCACCCTCGTTCACATAAATCTGAACGGATTATAAATGCCTTTTTGAAAAATGATTTGGAATGCCCCTACTTGCCGCCAATACTGGATAAAAAGTTGATGCACCGCGGTTGGAAATGCCCTGCTTGCCAATCACGCGAATTCGATAATGGAAATAGACATTTCCTTTGCTCTTGCGGTAGCTCTTTTTCAAAAGAGAAGTTTGCTGTTGAAGAAATTTGTAAATATGGTGTTTTGTATCACCATAAGGATATTTATTTGAATGAGTTAACTGAGTATTTTGATGGGCTGTTTAATAAGTCGTTTTTGAATAGCTGTCTTCGCCGAAACTTTACAAAATATGGTAGAGGTTATCAAAACCCACGTAAACTCATTGAGTATTACCAACCTAATAAGATATATCGTTACAAAGATAAAATAGTTAAGTAG
- the rpsI gene encoding 30S ribosomal protein S9, translating into MAKAEYLGTGRRKNASARVRLVPGTGVFNINNKSLEEYIPFPHLHEVMKQPFAATETLGSYDVLVNVHGGGVSGQAGAIRHGIARALLNVDPDFRSTLKSAGLLTRDPRMVERKKPGRKKARKSSQFSKR; encoded by the coding sequence ATGGCTAAAGCAGAATATTTAGGTACAGGTCGTCGTAAAAACGCATCAGCTCGTGTACGTTTAGTGCCAGGAACTGGTGTATTCAACATTAACAACAAATCACTTGAAGAATACATCCCATTCCCTCACTTACACGAAGTAATGAAACAACCATTTGCAGCTACAGAAACTTTAGGTAGCTACGACGTTTTAGTAAACGTTCATGGTGGTGGAGTTTCAGGTCAAGCAGGAGCAATCCGTCACGGTATCGCTCGTGCACTTTTAAATGTTGATCCTGATTTCCGTTCAACATTAAAATCAGCTGGTCTACTTACACGTGACCCACGTATGGTTGAACGTAAAAAACCAGGTCGTAAAAAAGCGCGTAAGAGTTCACAATTCTCAAAACGTTAA
- the rplM gene encoding 50S ribosomal protein L13, with protein MRQTYMAKKNETDRNWVVVDATDIPLGRLSTVVASILRGKNKPTFTPHVDTGDFVIVINAEKIALTGKKASDKMYHRHTGHPGGLKSTTAGDMRENKPERLIKLSVKGMIPDNRLGRKQLTKLHVYRGAEHEHAAQQPEVLDITNLI; from the coding sequence GTGCGTCAAACATATATGGCTAAGAAAAATGAAACAGACCGCAACTGGGTAGTTGTAGATGCAACTGATATCCCATTAGGACGTCTATCAACTGTAGTGGCTTCAATCTTACGTGGTAAAAACAAACCAACTTTTACACCACACGTAGATACTGGAGATTTCGTAATCGTAATCAATGCTGAAAAGATCGCTTTAACAGGTAAGAAAGCATCTGACAAAATGTATCACCGTCACACAGGTCACCCAGGTGGATTAAAATCTACTACTGCTGGTGATATGCGTGAAAACAAACCTGAGCGTTTAATCAAATTATCTGTAAAAGGTATGATCCCTGATAACCGTTTAGGTCGCAAACAATTAACTAAATTACATGTCTATCGTGGTGCTGAGCATGAACATGCTGCGCAACAACCAGAAGTATTAGACATCACAAACTTAATTTAA
- a CDS encoding transcription repressor NadR, with protein MKAMDRRDAIVSILEQSTTPIKATDLATQFAVSRQVIVGDIALLRARNIDIIATNQGYILAATMKAAASGRYRGKIACLHTAEQAEEELRIIIDAGGTIEDVEVEHPVYGVLKASLRLNSDEDIQDFIYQMSQHEGEMLSSLTNGIHIHTITTPSKKEFDQIKAALNEAGILLNEN; from the coding sequence ATGAAAGCAATGGATAGACGTGACGCTATTGTATCTATACTTGAACAATCAACTACACCCATTAAAGCAACGGACTTAGCGACCCAGTTTGCGGTGAGTAGACAAGTAATCGTTGGTGATATCGCATTACTTCGCGCTCGTAATATTGACATTATTGCGACCAATCAAGGCTATATTCTTGCTGCAACGATGAAAGCCGCTGCTTCAGGTCGTTACCGCGGAAAAATTGCTTGCCTTCATACTGCTGAACAAGCCGAAGAAGAACTACGGATTATCATTGATGCTGGCGGTACCATTGAAGATGTTGAAGTTGAGCATCCTGTGTATGGTGTGTTAAAAGCGTCTCTACGCCTTAATTCTGATGAAGATATTCAAGACTTTATCTATCAAATGTCTCAACATGAAGGTGAAATGCTTAGTTCATTAACAAACGGCATACACATTCATACGATTACCACACCTTCTAAAAAAGAGTTTGACCAAATTAAAGCCGCACTCAACGAGGCAGGCATCTTACTCAATGAAAATTAA